The genomic segment GGTCTCGGGAACCTTCGCGAGACGGAGGGCGTAGGTGAGTGTTCCGATCAGCAGCACGCCGCCGACGACGCCGGGGATCGTGCCCTTGCCGCCGAAGATCGAGACTCCACCGAGCAGCACGGCGGCGATGACGCTCAGTTCGATGCCGGTGGCGTTGTCGGGGCCGGCGCTCGCGAATCTCAGCGTCCAATAGACGCCCACGAGCGAGGAGACGACTCCGGTGGCGACGAACAGCCAGAACTTCGCGTGGCCGACGCGGATGCCCACGAAGGTCGCCGCTTCTTTGCTGAAGCCGAGCGCGTAGAGCCCGCGGCCGAAGGGGGTGAAGTGCAGCAGCACACCGAAGAAGACGATCACGACGAGCACGAGCACCATCACGACCGGGATGCCCGTCGCGCCGAACTTCGCCGTGGAGAGAGCCGTGAGCTCGGTCGGGAAGTTCGAGACCTTGCCGTCGCCGATCACCACGAGGGCGAGGCCGCGGTAGAGCGCGAGCGTTCCGATCGTGACGGCGAGTGACGGCAGGCCGAGCGTGGTGATGAGGAACCCGTTGAAGGCGCCCGCCGCGACACCGACGAGGAGGCAGAGCAGGATGACGATCCAGATGTTCAAGCCGCTGTCGCGCCAGAGCACACCCATCACCGCACTGGTGAGGCCGGCCGTGCTGGCGACCGAGAGGTCGATCTCGCCCGAGATGATGACGAGGGCCATCGGCATGGCGATCAGAATGATCGGCACGATCTGGATCAGCAGGAAGCCGACGGTGAGGGTGCTCGCGAAGTTCTTCACCGAGATCATCGAGACGAGGATCACGACGAGGAGCACCGCGAAGATGATAGCGTCGTTGCCGCGTAGCCAGCGCGGGAGGCCGCGCTTGGGGGCGGCCGAGGTGTCGATCAGAGTCTCAGACATCGCGAGCCTCGCTTACTCGTAGCTTCCGGGTATTTCGGATGCTCACCACACGGTCGACCACGATGGCCGCGAGGATGAGCACGCCGACGATGGCTTGCTGCCAGAACTTGTCGACCCGGGTCGCGGTGAGCGAGCTCGTGATTGTCGAGAGCAGCACCGCGCCGATCGCGGCGCCCACGACGGTGCCGGAGCCGCCGAAGATGGCGACACCGCCCACCACGACCGCTGCCACCACGTCGAGTTCGAGACCCGAGCCGGTGAGGGCGCCGACGGAGTTGTACCGCGAGGCGTAGAGGATTCCGGCTAGCCCCGTCAGGGCGCCGCAGGCGATGAACGCGGCCATCACGCGGCGTCCGGTCGAGATGCCGAACAGCTTCGCGGCATCCGGATCGGAGCCGATGGCGTAGAGGTCGCGTCCGCCGCGTCGGAAGGCCAGCACGACGGCGACCACGACCACGACGACCACGGCGATGATGGTGATGAGCGGGAAGCCGAAGAAGGTGTCGACGGAGAGTTGGCCGAACTCCTTGGGGTTGTCGCCCGAGAAGTACTGCTTGCTCCCGGCCCAGGTGGCGAGGATGCCGCGGTAGATGTACAGCGTGCCCAGGGTGATCACCAGCGCGGGAACCTTGGCGAGCGTGACCAGCAGACCGTTGATGGCGCCGAGCACGCCGCCGAAGACGATGCCGATGAGAAAGACGAGCGGAATCGGCATCCCGGGCGCGATGTTGAACAGTGTGCCCGTGCCGAAGGCCACGAGGCCCACGATCGAGCCGATCGACAGGTCGACATTGCGAGTGATGATGACGAGCGCCTGACCCACGGCCAGGATGATCATGATCGTCGCGTTCAGCAGCAGGTCTTTGACGCTCTGCGGCGAGAGGAAGAGCGGGTTGATCGCGAAGGTGACGAGCACCAGCACGACGAGCGCGGCGGCGACCGGGATCTCGCGCTGACGGAGGAAGGTTCTCATGAGGCGGCTCCTTCGGACGACGCGGTCGCAGCGTGCATGACGCGCTCGGCGGTTGCCTCCTCGCGGGAGAACTGGGCGGAGATCCGGCCCTCGTGCATCACGAGCACGCGATCGGCCATTCCGAGCACTTCGGGGAGCTCGGAGGAGATCATGAGCACGGCGATGCCGCGGCCGGCGAGATCGGAGAGCAGGCGGTGCACCTCGGCCTTGGTGCCGACGTCGATGCCTCGGGTGGGTTCGTCGACGATGATGAGCTTGGGTTCGGTCGCGAGCCACTTGGCGATGACGACCTTCTGCTGGTTGCCGCCGGAGAGCGTGGAGACGGCGTAATCCTGCGATCCGGTTTTCACCTGCAGGCGCTTGGACCACTCCTCCGCGACCCGGCGCTCGGTGCGGCCGTTGATGAGGCCGAACTTCGCGAGCGACTTTCGCAGGGTGAGGGTGGCGTTCTTGGCGACCGAGAGGTCCATCACGAGTCCCTGTTTGCGGCGGTCCTCGGGCACGAAGCCGATACCGGCGTCGATCGCGGCCTGCGGGCTGTGCGGCTTGAGGGCCTTGCCGCCCAGGGTCACGCTGCCCGCGTCGTACTTGTCGATGCCGAAGACGGCTCGCGCCACCTCGGTGCGCCCCGCACCCACGAGGCCGGCCAGGGCAACGATCTCGCCCGCCCGCACCTCGAAGTCGATGCCTGTGAAGACGCCGGCGCGGCCGAGACCTTCGACCTTCAGCACGGTGGCGCCGATCTCGGCCTCCGACTTGGGGAAGAGGGCGTCGATGCTGCGTCCCACCATCTCGCGCACGATCTCGTCGACCGTGACGGCCGTCGTGTCGTGCGTTGCGATGTAGCGGCCGTCGCGCATCACGGTGATGCGATCACACAGGGCGAAGACCTCGTCGAAGCGGTGCGAGATGAAGAGGATGCCCGCGCCCCGCTCGCGCAGGGAGCGTGCCACACCGAACAGACGGTCGACTTCCACGCCGGAGAGGGCGGCGGTGGGCTCGTCCATCACGAGCACGCTCGCGTCGAGTGAGATGGCCTTGGCGATCTCGATGATCTGCTGGTCGGCGATGGAGAGACCCTCGGCCACGCGGTCGGGGTCGATCGGAACGCCGAGGCGGGTGAACAGCTCCCGGGCCTGGCGGCGCATCTCGGCGCGGTTGATCAGGCCGGCACGATTGCGCGGCTGGCGGCCGATGAAGATGTTCTCGGCGACGGTGAGGTCGGGGAAGAGCGTCGGCTCCTGGTAGATCACCGAGATGCCGGCGTCTTTGCTGTCGGCGGGGGTGCGGAAGCTCACCGGTTCGCCGCCGACGAGGAATACGCCGCCGTCGGGTTGGTGCACTCCGGCGAGGATCTTGACGAGCGTCGACTTGCCGGCGCCGTTCTCGCCCACGAGAGCGTGGATCTCACCCGGCCGGATGTCGATGGTGCCGTCGGCGAGGGCGATCACCGGGCCGAAGGTCTTGCTCGCCCCGGTCAAGGAGAGCGCCGACACCGTCGGTGTCACGTCTGCCGGAAGAGTTCCGGTATAGGGGTCAGTCGCCATTGGCTACCCACCACCTCCGCATCGAGGTCTGAAGAGTGAATCGTTTTACTGTGGTGCAGCCATGACTCTACGGTGGAGGATTCGACGGAGTCAAGTTGGATGCGGAATCGTTAAGTATTCGCATCTTCGGCCGTGAGTGAATCGTCTCAGCGCGGCGGCGCGGTATCCTCAGGGGGCGTTCCGATGCGACAGTCCGCGTCACGAACTCCGACCACAGTGAGGTGCGTATGGCAACGGCCAATGTCCGCGATGTCGCAGCGCTCGCCGGCGTGTCGGTGGGCACGGTCTCCAACGTGC from the Herbiconiux aconitum genome contains:
- a CDS encoding sugar ABC transporter ATP-binding protein; protein product: MATDPYTGTLPADVTPTVSALSLTGASKTFGPVIALADGTIDIRPGEIHALVGENGAGKSTLVKILAGVHQPDGGVFLVGGEPVSFRTPADSKDAGISVIYQEPTLFPDLTVAENIFIGRQPRNRAGLINRAEMRRQARELFTRLGVPIDPDRVAEGLSIADQQIIEIAKAISLDASVLVMDEPTAALSGVEVDRLFGVARSLRERGAGILFISHRFDEVFALCDRITVMRDGRYIATHDTTAVTVDEIVREMVGRSIDALFPKSEAEIGATVLKVEGLGRAGVFTGIDFEVRAGEIVALAGLVGAGRTEVARAVFGIDKYDAGSVTLGGKALKPHSPQAAIDAGIGFVPEDRRKQGLVMDLSVAKNATLTLRKSLAKFGLINGRTERRVAEEWSKRLQVKTGSQDYAVSTLSGGNQQKVVIAKWLATEPKLIIVDEPTRGIDVGTKAEVHRLLSDLAGRGIAVLMISSELPEVLGMADRVLVMHEGRISAQFSREEATAERVMHAATASSEGAAS
- a CDS encoding ABC transporter permease, translating into MRTFLRQREIPVAAALVVLVLVTFAINPLFLSPQSVKDLLLNATIMIILAVGQALVIITRNVDLSIGSIVGLVAFGTGTLFNIAPGMPIPLVFLIGIVFGGVLGAINGLLVTLAKVPALVITLGTLYIYRGILATWAGSKQYFSGDNPKEFGQLSVDTFFGFPLITIIAVVVVVVVAVVLAFRRGGRDLYAIGSDPDAAKLFGISTGRRVMAAFIACGALTGLAGILYASRYNSVGALTGSGLELDVVAAVVVGGVAIFGGSGTVVGAAIGAVLLSTITSSLTATRVDKFWQQAIVGVLILAAIVVDRVVSIRNTRKLRVSEARDV
- a CDS encoding ABC transporter permease, whose product is MSETLIDTSAAPKRGLPRWLRGNDAIIFAVLLVVILVSMISVKNFASTLTVGFLLIQIVPIILIAMPMALVIISGEIDLSVASTAGLTSAVMGVLWRDSGLNIWIVILLCLLVGVAAGAFNGFLITTLGLPSLAVTIGTLALYRGLALVVIGDGKVSNFPTELTALSTAKFGATGIPVVMVLVLVVIVFFGVLLHFTPFGRGLYALGFSKEAATFVGIRVGHAKFWLFVATGVVSSLVGVYWTLRFASAGPDNATGIELSVIAAVLLGGVSIFGGKGTIPGVVGGVLLIGTLTYALRLAKVPETTLVIVTGALLVISVVGPSFTGWVRERIRLSRVRREVQRLSTSGQTSA